From Deferrisoma camini S3R1, the proteins below share one genomic window:
- a CDS encoding ACT domain-containing protein yields the protein MPKLKQISVFLENSPGRLYAVTKALGDAGINLRALSLVDTAGFGVLRLLVSDVAKARRVVMGLHLPARIDEVVAVEIPDRPGSLAAVLEPVNQAGINVEYMYAFTGFSSDKAVMVFRFSDNDQAIRVLGEQGVRVLDAQAFGMLESA from the coding sequence ATGCCCAAACTGAAGCAGATCTCGGTGTTCCTGGAGAACTCGCCCGGACGGCTCTACGCGGTGACCAAGGCGTTGGGGGACGCCGGCATCAACCTGCGGGCCCTCAGCCTGGTGGACACGGCCGGGTTCGGGGTGCTCCGGCTGCTGGTGTCCGACGTGGCCAAGGCCCGCCGGGTGGTCATGGGGCTCCACCTGCCGGCCCGGATCGACGAGGTGGTCGCGGTGGAGATCCCCGACCGGCCCGGAAGCCTGGCCGCGGTGCTGGAGCCGGTGAACCAGGCCGGCATCAACGTGGAGTACATGTACGCCTTCACCGGCTTCTCCTCGGATAAAGCGGTGATGGTGTTCCGGTTCAGCGACAACGACCAGGCGATCCGGGTGCTGGGGGAGCAGGGCGTTCGGGTGTTGGACGCCCAGGCCTTCGGCATGCTCGAAAGCGCGTGA
- a CDS encoding ketopantoate reductase family protein: MGGSSDFTPSRFAVIGAGPVGCVVAAHLASAGHEVTLCDIVEDLLRPALDPGIEIEGAETLSARVTRTTTHVDELGEFSPDVIFVTTKATALPLIASAIQGFHREGIHVVSWQNGIDTELVLAEALGRPWVMRAVVNFGVGLAGPGRVHMAFHHPPHYVQELDPAGKPAAQAVAEVLTGAGLATQHTDQLVNMVWRKTIMNASMNPVCALTGMTMAQAMKDPFVAGIVDQLVKEGVQVARANEISLGWDYYRYCMDYLGTAGDHKPSMLMDVEAKRRTEIDYINGKIVEYGERAGVPTPYNRMVQALVKGREETLR; encoded by the coding sequence ATGGGAGGCTCGTCGGACTTTACCCCCAGCCGGTTCGCGGTCATCGGGGCCGGCCCCGTGGGATGCGTGGTGGCGGCCCACCTGGCGTCGGCCGGCCACGAGGTGACCCTGTGCGACATCGTGGAGGACCTGCTGCGGCCGGCCCTGGACCCGGGGATCGAGATCGAGGGGGCCGAGACCCTGTCGGCACGGGTGACCCGCACCACCACCCACGTGGACGAGCTGGGCGAGTTCTCGCCCGACGTGATCTTCGTGACCACCAAGGCCACGGCGCTGCCGCTCATTGCCTCGGCCATCCAGGGGTTCCACCGCGAGGGCATCCACGTGGTGAGCTGGCAGAACGGGATCGACACCGAGCTGGTGCTGGCCGAGGCCCTGGGCCGGCCCTGGGTGATGCGGGCCGTGGTGAACTTCGGGGTGGGCCTGGCCGGCCCCGGCCGGGTCCACATGGCCTTCCACCATCCCCCCCACTACGTGCAGGAGCTCGACCCGGCCGGCAAGCCGGCCGCCCAGGCCGTGGCCGAGGTCCTCACCGGCGCCGGCCTCGCCACCCAGCACACCGACCAGCTGGTGAACATGGTCTGGCGTAAGACCATCATGAACGCCTCCATGAACCCGGTGTGCGCCCTGACCGGCATGACGATGGCCCAGGCCATGAAGGACCCGTTCGTGGCCGGCATCGTGGACCAGCTGGTCAAGGAGGGGGTGCAGGTGGCCCGGGCCAACGAGATCTCCCTGGGTTGGGACTACTACCGTTACTGCATGGACTACCTGGGCACGGCCGGCGACCACAAGCCCTCCATGCTGATGGACGTGGAGGCCAAGCGCCGCACCGAGATCGACTACATCAACGGCAAGATCGTGGAGTACGGGGAACGGGCCGGGGTGCCCACCCCTTACAACCGCATGGTGCAGGCCCTGGTCAAGGGACGGGAGGAGACCCTGCGCTGA
- a CDS encoding DMT family transporter: MPRFVLALWMALVGGLSALQPSVNARLADRVGGFLPSALVSFSVGTAALLVIVAASGRLPRLSGVGGAPWWELTGGLIGAVYVASTILVFPRLGTAAGMASVIAAQLVAGLLLDRVGAFGFERIPLGPARVAGVAFLILGAVLVLRRG, from the coding sequence ATGCCGCGATTCGTGCTCGCCCTGTGGATGGCCCTGGTGGGAGGGCTCTCCGCCCTGCAGCCGTCGGTGAACGCCCGGCTCGCCGACCGGGTCGGCGGGTTCCTGCCCAGCGCCCTGGTGTCGTTCTCGGTGGGCACCGCAGCGCTGTTGGTGATCGTGGCGGCGTCGGGCCGGCTGCCCAGGCTGTCGGGGGTGGGTGGGGCCCCGTGGTGGGAGCTGACCGGCGGGCTGATCGGAGCGGTGTACGTGGCCAGCACGATCCTGGTGTTCCCCCGCCTGGGCACGGCCGCGGGCATGGCCTCGGTGATCGCGGCCCAGCTGGTGGCCGGGCTGCTGCTGGACCGGGTGGGCGCGTTCGGGTTCGAGCGGATCCCCCTGGGGCCGGCCCGGGTGGCGGGCGTGGCCTTCCTGATCCTCGGGGCCGTGCTGGTGCTCCGGCGGGGGTGA
- a CDS encoding peptide-binding protein translates to MKRIWLVVLLAALAACTKGGEPEKAQASKETEAQVDLSPAYGDTFVDASIGDASTLLPILATDSASHSVAGLIYNGLVKYDGEYNVVGDLAESWEVSDDNLTITFHLRKGVRFHDGAPLTARDVEFTYRVTMDPNTLTAYRGDFEPVESVEVVDDYTLRVRYKEPFAPALISWGAAVLPRHLLEGKDINTSELGRKPVGTGPFRFVEWLTGQRIVLERNPDYFDTDPDTGMQLPYFSRYVFRIIPDLGVQFNELMAGKIDMMGLKPLQWTRQTDNERFRSQYNKYKYLANAYTYLGYNLEKPMFQDVRVRRALTHAIDKNEIVEGVLQGLGVPATGPYKPGTWVYNPDVPKYPYDPDRARELLAEAGWTDTDGDGVLDKDGKPFRFTVLTNQGNDQRLKTAEIIQQRLKAVGIQIEIRVLEWAAFINEFVKPGKFDAVILGWTITQDPDLYDVWHSSKAVPGGLNHTHYRNPEVDDLLVRARKTFDRAERKRLYDRFQEILAEDQPYTFLYVPYALVAVSNRVHGIRPAPAGITYNFERWYVPKALQRHAETP, encoded by the coding sequence GTGAAGAGGATCTGGCTCGTTGTGCTGCTCGCGGCCCTGGCGGCCTGCACCAAGGGGGGAGAGCCCGAAAAGGCCCAGGCCTCGAAGGAGACCGAAGCCCAGGTGGATCTCTCGCCCGCCTACGGCGACACCTTCGTGGACGCCTCGATCGGGGACGCGTCCACCCTGCTCCCCATCCTGGCCACGGACTCCGCGTCCCACTCGGTGGCGGGGCTGATCTACAACGGGCTCGTCAAGTACGACGGCGAGTACAACGTGGTGGGGGACCTGGCCGAGTCGTGGGAGGTCAGCGACGACAACCTGACGATCACCTTCCATCTGAGAAAGGGGGTGCGGTTCCACGACGGGGCGCCGCTCACGGCCCGGGACGTGGAGTTCACCTACCGGGTCACCATGGACCCGAACACCCTCACCGCCTACCGGGGAGACTTCGAGCCGGTGGAGTCGGTCGAGGTGGTGGACGACTACACCCTTCGGGTACGGTACAAAGAGCCGTTCGCGCCGGCCCTGATCTCGTGGGGCGCGGCCGTGCTCCCGCGGCACCTGCTCGAGGGCAAGGACATCAACACCTCGGAGCTGGGCCGCAAGCCCGTGGGCACCGGCCCGTTCCGGTTCGTGGAGTGGCTCACCGGCCAGCGGATCGTGCTGGAGCGAAACCCCGACTACTTCGACACCGATCCGGACACCGGCATGCAGTTGCCCTATTTCAGCCGGTACGTGTTCCGGATCATTCCGGATCTGGGGGTCCAGTTCAACGAACTGATGGCCGGCAAGATCGACATGATGGGGCTGAAGCCCCTGCAGTGGACCCGTCAGACCGACAACGAGCGGTTCCGCAGCCAGTACAACAAGTACAAGTACCTGGCCAATGCGTACACCTACTTAGGTTACAACCTCGAAAAGCCGATGTTCCAAGACGTGAGGGTGCGCCGGGCCCTGACCCACGCCATCGACAAGAACGAGATCGTGGAAGGGGTGCTCCAGGGGCTCGGGGTCCCCGCCACCGGTCCGTACAAGCCGGGGACCTGGGTGTACAACCCCGACGTTCCCAAGTACCCCTACGACCCGGACCGGGCCCGCGAGCTCCTGGCCGAGGCGGGGTGGACCGACACCGACGGGGACGGGGTGCTCGACAAGGACGGGAAGCCGTTCCGGTTCACGGTGCTCACCAACCAGGGCAACGACCAGCGGCTCAAGACCGCCGAGATCATCCAACAGCGCCTCAAGGCGGTGGGGATCCAGATCGAGATCCGCGTGCTCGAGTGGGCCGCGTTCATCAACGAGTTCGTGAAACCCGGTAAGTTCGATGCCGTAATCCTGGGGTGGACGATCACCCAGGACCCGGACCTGTACGACGTGTGGCACTCGTCCAAGGCGGTGCCGGGGGGGCTGAACCACACCCACTACCGGAACCCGGAGGTGGACGACCTCCTGGTGCGGGCCCGGAAGACCTTCGACCGGGCCGAGCGCAAGCGGCTCTACGACCGGTTCCAGGAGATCCTGGCCGAGGACCAGCCCTACACGTTCCTATACGTGCCCTACGCGCTGGTGGCCGTGTCGAACCGGGTCCACGGCATCCGGCCGGCCCCGGCCGGCATCACCTACAACTTCGAGCGCTGGTACGTGCCCAAGGCGCTCCAGCGCCATGCGGAGACACCCTGA
- a CDS encoding ABC transporter permease, whose product MLGYIAKRIAFMIPMLFGITLISFLLMHMAPGSPTELYTELNPKVGAEFRERFEAYYGLDKPLPVQYVTWLGRVARLDLGISFSPDKRPVWDKIRERLPITLLLNLLSLVLILATAVPLGVISAVRRGSQFDRTTTVLVFAGFSVPSFWLALLLMKWLGVDLGWLPISGLESLGAANLPPLARFWDRVQHLILPVFVSAVGGLAGISRYMRGSMLEVIRQDYVTAARAKGLPEWRVVYVHALRNSLLPIVTLMGFWIPALIGGSVIFETIFAIPGMGQLFYQSVMARDYPVIQGILLLGSGLTLLGNLVADVAYALVDPRIRFGRT is encoded by the coding sequence ATGCTGGGGTACATCGCGAAGCGGATCGCGTTCATGATCCCGATGCTTTTCGGGATCACCCTGATCTCGTTTCTGCTGATGCACATGGCGCCGGGCTCCCCCACCGAGCTCTACACTGAGCTCAACCCCAAGGTGGGCGCCGAGTTCCGGGAGCGGTTCGAGGCGTACTACGGGCTGGACAAGCCGTTGCCGGTCCAGTACGTGACCTGGCTCGGCCGGGTCGCCCGGCTGGACCTGGGGATCAGCTTCAGCCCGGACAAACGGCCGGTGTGGGACAAGATCCGGGAGCGGTTGCCGATCACCCTGCTGCTGAACCTGTTGAGCCTGGTGCTCATCCTGGCCACGGCCGTGCCCCTGGGGGTGATCTCGGCGGTGCGCAGGGGGTCGCAGTTCGACCGGACCACCACGGTGCTTGTGTTCGCGGGGTTCTCGGTGCCCAGCTTCTGGCTCGCCCTGCTGCTGATGAAGTGGCTGGGGGTGGACCTGGGGTGGTTGCCGATCTCGGGGCTCGAGTCCCTGGGCGCGGCGAATCTTCCACCCCTGGCCCGGTTCTGGGACCGGGTGCAGCACCTGATCCTGCCGGTGTTCGTGTCGGCCGTGGGGGGGCTGGCCGGCATCAGCCGGTACATGCGGGGCTCGATGCTCGAGGTGATCCGTCAGGACTACGTCACCGCGGCCCGGGCCAAGGGGTTGCCCGAGTGGCGGGTGGTCTACGTGCACGCCCTGCGCAACAGCCTGCTGCCCATCGTGACGCTGATGGGGTTCTGGATCCCGGCGCTCATCGGGGGCAGCGTGATCTTCGAGACGATCTTCGCCATCCCGGGCATGGGGCAGCTGTTTTACCAGAGCGTGATGGCCCGCGACTACCCGGTGATCCAGGGCATTCTTCTCCTGGGAAGCGGGCTCACGCTGCTGGGCAACCTGGTGGCCGACGTGGCGTACGCCCTCGTGGACCCGCGGATCCGGTTCGGGAGGACGTAG